The genomic stretch TCCCTTCAATGAAGAACCCACTTCTTAGCAGCAATCCGGCAGTCAGGCAGCTCGGCAACACTCTTGGTTCTCCTATGGGCTTTGGCATGAATGCTAATCAGCGACCAAGTGTAGACAGCAAGACTGATATTCCTGACACAGGAAAAACTTCTGATTATGATGAACTGATGAATAGCCTTAATACTGCTCAAGATGAAAGAGATGAGCTGATCAAATGCCCAAATCTCTGTGGTGGTGAAGGGTCTGAACCGACTCCGATGGAGGACCATGATGTGAAGGagagtgatgatggtggtgagggAGAGAATCTTCCTCCTGGTTCATATGTAGTCTTGCAATTGGAAAAGGAGGAGATTTTAGCACCACATACTCATTTCTGCTTGATCTGTGGTAAGGGTTTCAAAAGAGATGCTAACCTAAGGATGCACATGAGGGGCCATGGAGATGAGTACAAGACTCCAGCTGCTCTTGCCAAGCCCACAAAGGATTCTGGTGCAGATCATGCACCGGTTACAAGGTACTCATGCCCATTTGTGGGTTGCAAACGGAACAAAGAGCACAAGAAGTTCCAGCCTCTCAAAACAATATTGTGTGTGAAGAACCATTACAAGAGAAGCCATTGTGACAAGAGCTACACCTGCAGCCGTTGCAACACCAAGAAGTTCTCTGTCATTGCCGACTTGAAGACTCATGAGAAGCACTGTGGTCGTGATAAGTGGCTCTGTTCTTGTGGAACAACCTTCTCCaggaaggacaagctttttgggCATGTTGCCCTTTTCCAAGGCCACACACCTGCGCTCCCCATGGAAGATGTGAAGGTATCAGAAGCATCAGAGCTACCTCAGGACAGTGAGCCAACGAATGAAATGGCGAGGAGCATGGTGTATAGCTTCCCCAGTAGCTCGTCTGATGGTATATCGAACCTCGACATGAAAATGGCTGATGATGTGCGTGGTTATTTCTCGCCACTGAACTTTGATCCTTGCTTTGGTGCGCTTGACGACTTCACTCGCCCTGGGTTTGACATCTCTGAGAACCCCTTCTCCTTCCTGCCTTCAGGATCTTGCAGTTATGGGCAGCAAAACGGAGATAGCTAATGGGTGCCGCCATCGATGATGACGACAATAGCACTGTCAACATTTTATGTATGTTGTTGCATGATGCTAGTTTGGTTCTACCTCTGTTCGAGAGCCATTTTAGGTTATGCCTTTTATACTTTCCTCAAGTGTACTTACATTTGTGGTCATTAATAATGATAAAGGACTTCTAGCATTTCTTAGACCCAGATAGCCCCAAGTTTCAGTATACATATGCAAGTACTGTTTATTCATTTTTGTCTGAATTGGCGCGATGCTTGTAGCGCTTACAATTTGTCATAACAAGCTGCTCAGCTATTAATCTGTGGTTCTCCAATATTGTGATGGTATAGGCGTGTAGCCACGGCCCTACATTGCTAGGTAACAGCTGCATCAGTTAACTAGCAAATGACCCTCACTTGTCAAAGAAAACGGTGCGCTAGGTTTGTGCAGAGTTTGCATCAAGCGAGTAGAGCAAACAGAAAGTGAAGCCGGCCTCTGGACACGGCTCGGGGTTGCTAATCTGGAGTACTAATTCTTTTCGCTACTGCACCTGACGATGGCGATGGATACCGAAATTTCTCTTGCCCCCTCCTCTGATTTGCACCTGACAATGGCTATGGATATCGAAAATTCTCGTGCCTCCTCCGTCTCTCTGAATACCAAGCACGGAGGAGGAGAAAATGCAAAGAAGAGATCGAAGCTTGATTTTGTGACATCCAACACCTACATACCAAAACCACGAGCATGGCCACCTACTGTCAGCACTCAGCAGGATTGCAAACTACTACTCAGGTCGGGTCACCCCCGAAGTCTCTTcaccaaaaaaaaactaaaactttttaaaattctccatcacatcgaatcttgcggtacatgtataaatcactaaatatagatgaaaataaaaaccaattgtacaatttgtctgtaaatcgcgagacaaattttttaaacctagttattttataattgaataatgtttgtcaaataaaaacaaaagtactaccatgttaaaatctaaaaataaaTAGATCTAGACAAGGCCTAACAACGTCAGTCCCACGGCTGTTAAGTAGGACAGCTAGCCAGCTACGACTTCCACGACCTCCGCCGCAGCAGCCGCCTCCTCGTCGGGCCCTTCCTCCTTCACACTCGCCAAAGCCGCCTCCAGTCCCAACTCCGTCTGGTGAGCAGCCGATCTCTACAATGCCGCGATCGGTTGGGTGCTTCGGTTTCTTGGCTCTGGATCAGTgaacttaggtcttgtttacttccaaaaaatttttacaaaatgaacattataacacttttgtttatatttaataaatattatataattatagactaactaaatttaaaagattcatctcgcaaattacagataaactgtataatttgctattatttatatatatatttaatactcaagtCATTTgtcgtgccgcaagattcgatgtgacgagtaatctaaaactttttgtaaattttttggaactaaacaagtttagttctttttttttgcaaatagactgtaatttacgaaataattttttttaagtctagttagttcatgattaaataatatttattaaataatgaAAATGCTATGGTACatcttgcaaaaatttttggaagcaAAGAAGGCCTTACCGGGAAACTGTTGGCTTCCATGGATGCCTGCGTCCGCAGGGTGTGCGGGAGGACAAAACACGCGGCGAGGGCCAGGATGGCGGTGGTGCGGGCGGAGGCGGTGGACACGTCCATCAGCCCGAGGGTGAGCGCGCTGCGGCCGTCCAAAACCATGGCCATCACCGACCaggcgatggcgctgcggcaGGCCGGCGTGCCGGTGATCGGTCTAGCCGTGGGGGAGCCAGACTTCGACACGCCGCCCGCGATCGCGGAGGTGAGGGGTACCTGCTCTAATTTCCTACAACTTCACCTTCGGTTTTGGCTCACTGAATGCAATTGTTAAATAAAACTAAATCACATtatagttgagcacttgatttaGATATCCAGCAAGAATGTGTCTTGTTATCAAGTTGGGATATTTCGTCCAAACATTCTCGTTGCTTACCTAGTTACCTTATCCAGGCTGGGATGAATGCAATTAGGGATGGTTATACAAGGTACACTCCTAATGCTGGGACTTTGGAGCTGAGGAAGGCTATTTGTGCTAAACTCCAGGGTGTGTGAATGTATGAATGGACGTCTGTCTTCGCAGAGTTACCGTTTGATTGAGAAAACTGAATGACTTCGTGTTTAATTATGACTGTACAGGGGAAAACGGGATATCCTACCTCCCAGATCAGGTGCTGGTAAGCAATGGAGCTAAGCAGTGCATCACACAAGCTGTGCTTGCAGTTTGCTCACCTGGTGATGAGGTGACCACTTTGTCCTGCTACACAGTAGTACATCAAACTTCTATGGGTCCATGCTGTATTAGAATCTATACATATGAGCACAAGTACCAATTTTCTCTGGGTCATTCTTTGGGAAGCTGTCGAGGATTATGTTTTTTGATCTAATTTTAGAATGACAGATGTCTAAACCGGACCTTGTTTTGGGATTTGGAGATGCAGCCTCTAGGAATTTGACTATGTGACTGTGCAAGTATGTCATTGTGGATGATTGACGATCGATATTGGGTTTTTGTTGATATGGCTATATTCTTTCTTGTAccacatttttttttgtttcacatCACTAGAGCGATTTATGTATTAGCAGATTACCGCATTATGTAAAACAATTAATGGATGACAGATGTTGGTGGCATGTCCTCATAGATGACTATTGCCTGTAGCATTAAAGTGCTGATGTTTATCTTAACAATGTCAAGAGATCCCTTTGTTTCAGGTTTTGATTCCAGCCCCATACTGGGTCAGTTATCCTGAGATGGCTAGACTGGCTGATGCAACTCCAGTGATTCTTCCTACAAACATATCAGAGAATTTCTTGTTAAGCACAGAGTTGCTTGCCGAGAAGATCAATGAGAAATCGAGGCTCTTAATTCTATGCTCTCCATCTAATCCAACAGGATCAGTATATCCAAAGGAGCTGCTTGAAAAAATAGCTGATATAGTCAAGAAGCATCCTAGGCTTCTGGTAATTTCTCtggtttatttttttaaataaataatttctttGGTTTATATGTAACTCCTAATCAGCCTGTTAAATTTCACTTGATGAACATCATGAAATATCCTTTTATTTATGTTCTGCAGGTTTTATCTGATGAAATTTATGAGCATATTATTTATCAGCCTGCAAAACACACAAGCTTTGCTTCACTGCCTGGAATGTGGGAAAGAACATTAACTGTAAATGGTTTTTCTAAGGTAAATATGTTTGCTGTTTACTTTGTTACCCCTTCTCCATAAATGCGAGTGTACTTTATTAGCTTTATTTATTGCCATTATCATAAATAATTAGAATGTACCTTTTCAGAATTAGATGCCTAATTTATTCCAAAACCAAAACTTGGCCATTGGTTAATATAACTAAGTTCTGAAATATTTGATGATGGAACTTTCACAGGCTTTTGCTATGACGGGTTGGCGTCTTGGTTACCTTGCAGCCCCTAAACATTTTGTTGCAGCATGTGGAAAGATCCAAAGCCAGGTGAACAATTCATTTCCTTTGtttctttatctatttctgttgtAGCATTTGATGCTCTAGCAGTCAGCTTATCTTCTGCAAATTCAGTCAACTATGTTTTTTATCGTCTCGATGCCAATGTCTCACGTGTTTTCTGCAGTTCACCTCAGGTGCCAGCAGCATATCACAGATGGCAGGGCTTGCAGCTCTGAACCTTGGCTATGCTGGTGGTGAAGCAGTATCAAATATGGTCAAAGCATTTCAGGAACGCCGTGACTATCTTGTGAAAAACTTCAAGGAACTGCCTGGTGTGAAAATATCAGAACCTCAGGTAAAAGAAGATAGTGCAATAATTGTTTTCAAACCTAGTTCTACACTCCTATAAAACGGTTAAATGATAAAGAAAATTCAAGCACTAAATTCTCAAGTTTGCAGGGTGCCTTTTATTTGTTCATTGACTTCAGCGCTTACTATGGGTCTGAAGTACAGGGGTTTGGCACTATCAAGAATTCCGAGTCCCTTTGCATCTTCCTATTAGAGAAAGCACAGGTACGAACCAGCAATTTATTTCTATGCATTCTTCTGTGAATAAGAAATAACATAAGTGCTATTTTGTGGATTGCACTTTAGGTTGCCCTTGTCCCTGGTGACGCATTTGGAGATGACAAGTGCATTCGTATCTCATATGCTGCATCCCTAACTACACTTCAAACTGCGATGGCAAAAATAAAGGAAGCTGTTGCTCTGCTCAAGCCCTGTGTTGCTGCTTAGCAAGATCACTAAATTGCATAGGAGTGACCAAGGCACCTTCAACTTCCCTTTCACATTATTTTAAGCACAATGTTTGAATTGTTTTGGCAGACTTGATCTGTTGTTTTTATATGTAATGTTCAGGATTTATCATGTGTACATGCAAATGAAAATGTTTTATTCAGAAACGGCTAGGTTGTGACCCTATGTGAATTACCTTCTGTACAAAAGAAGCTAGTAGCAGGAGCAGTAATCACTTCATTCCTGCAATGATAATCTCTTCGGTCCTGCAACGCTTCGATGGAAAAGCACAGCATGCATCAACTCTTCAATTGCTTAACCCACGGACCTTCAATTTAAGCAAATCTTCAAGTAGGAAGAGGGCCAGGAGATGGGCCATTGCATCTTCATCAAACGGTCAAAAAACCCAATAGAAAATAGTTAAATAGCCATTCCCCCTTTAATGCGGCAGGAGCATTGCCACTCATTTAGACTTTACAAGAAGCCAATACGTTGAGTAGCATGCACAACTCATATGTTGACGATTGACACCAATACATTACAAAGGATGCACCACGCAAAACCTATGAAAATTGACTGAATATATGGGAAAGCTGAAAGAGGATTTGTTCATTATCTTAAGGTATAGGAAAGTTGATATACAGTAAtaggaaaaaaataatacaCCGAAAAGTTGATATAACAGCACAACTTGACAACTATAAATCAAACCAGGTACTGATTCTTCAAGTATCAGTGCTCTTTTAATGATTTGCTTGTTGATGGAACGAGTGCTAAACTGCTGATACATTACATGGATACACAGATGTATGCTAGTAAATTCATCAAGTGATGGCTTGTCCTGCCAGATGATAGTTTCTGTCCAATCTAGACCAAACGGTGAGCACCCTACTCTAGTTTCCAAAAACAATCTCATCGAAGTTCCAGTTTCTGACGAGGTCTCTTGAAACAGCATGGCTCCGCTGAAGGCGAGGAGCACCTTCGGTGCCCTGACCAGTAGCCATTAGAGGAAAAGGGGTCACCTTTGATGTCCCAACACCATTGGCAGCTCCAGAAGGCATTACTTTCCGAGATAGGCAAGCTACTACAGCTCCACATCGGTTTTCCCCTTCTGAGCTTGAGACTGAGTAGCTTCTAAAGGAGTTTGAAGGGCTGTTCATTCCATGGCATACTAGACAAGCTAGACTCATAGTTATAGCAGAGATGAAATGGCCTGTTACTGCAAAAGGAGcaacagaaaaaatatttcagtGAAGGTAACAAATTCTATCAGAGCAAGCTGTGAAAcaagtctttattgatgaagatatATTGGAGAAAACAAGTTATATGTGGTACTGGCCAAGAATGGTTGCAGACTCCATTTCAGTGGCAAACTTTGTTAATATTATATAAATGATTCTTGTAAAATCTAGCAAATAATTTCAAAGTGGCCCTCTCTTCTCAAGACTGGTGTCAACAAAGTTTATTTTGCCCTTGAGGGCATATGCCCTTAAGGGCAAAAAAACCGCGTTAATTGACTTATTGAGAGTCTTTATAACCACTTTGGCATCCTTAGTAGCCTGTTTGTCAGCTCATCCCCACACTAATTGACTAAAAGTTCATTCTTTCACATAGCTCTTCCTTTTGGCTGAAGCTTAGCACTGGAATGTGGGGATGAGCTGAGAAACAGGCTACTaattaagggcctgtttggcagGGCTCCTTGAGAGGGGCTCCTCGAGAGGAGTCAGAGCCATTTTGGAGAAGCCATAATTTGTGGCTTCACCAAAACGGCTCTGGCTCCTCTGCTTTTACTTAAAAACGGCTTCTCTAGAAAAACCTTTGGCAAGCCCTGCCAAACAGACCCTAAAAGGAGCAGAGCAACTTTTGTTCAAAAAAAAtgaggaacttcaaagacttccTTCAACTAGAATGTTGCTTAAATAAGCAAATGAAACATATGACCTTTTTTTAAAGGACGGCAAGAGTTTGGCCACAATTTTTATTAGACGATAGAAGAAAGAGAGATTGCAAAATGTATGATTATTATCCAGCACAGGAGCCAGATCGCATTAGCTCACCGCTCTGAGTGTCAATCCATGACAATTAATCAAGTTTTCTTCTGGTCATGGAACCTGCAAATGGGTGTGGATGAGTGGTAGGAGACACTACGgacctgtttggtacagctcacaataacttcatgagctgttgtgagctgttttttttgccaaacacttatttccaaaacagcttcatgggtgaagctatttttctcctcctctcacaaagacataagttggatgaagctggaaaaaagtagcttattgttgCTTCTCCctcattctctctctcaactatgcatgaagtagttggtgaagctatttgccaaacactttctccaaaacagctcagcttcatctagaaagtcactcatgaagctattttctaaaaaaacagctttactagtgaagttctGTGCCAAACAAGACCTACTTTGTGCACATCCAGAAACTAACCCCAGCACCAAAATACGATATATAGTCAACAACCGTGGACAAATGGATAACAGAAATCGTCATATATTGAAATTAAGATCTCCAAATTGAATACGAGAATCAATAAAGATGTAGCAATCCATTCGCGATGGGACAATGATCGTATAAAAGGTGCCATGATAACCCAAGAAAATAAACTGCATCCGCACCTTAACCAGGTGCCTGAAGGCCAATTGAGTCGGATTAAGGTCGATCTTGTGCACTGAATGAGGAAAAAACATGGATATCTGATTGAATTAGCATAAAACGCTGCAGACCACACGAAACCACCTAACTAGAACCCGGGTTTGACTGAGAACAACGCAACTCCTATAGCAACCAAATCCATCCAAGCAAGCAAGGATCGCTTAGCATCAAAACAAGGAATCAGTCCTCACCAGAACGGATCTCCACCACACGCTGGATAGAGAGAAGAGCGGCGGCGGGCGGAGGGACCGGCGGCGATTCGTTGAGGCTTCAGAGGAGAGGGGAACTTCGGCAACTACTCCTATATAATGCAGCCATGCTGCGGGAGGTCCAAAACCGACatccaagaaaaagaaaaatagagGTAGGTCTCCACAAAAATGGATAAACTCTGTTCCAGTCTCTACAAACTCTGTAAAATGGAGACTCTCTTTTCAAGTTTTTTTTAGATAACGAGAGTCGTTTTCTTTTAAATACACTAGTAGTTTAACCTTCTGcgaacatgttttttttttcttgccgTGTAATACACGTCTAGGGGAAAATATATTGAAAAATATGAACACTAAAAAATGTATTTCAACTGCTCGATTTTTTtttatagttgacatgtgcatcATGTATTTTAAAATGTAAGATGACACAAAAAATTGAGACGTAAaataatttattaaaaaaatgcaTACGAAAATGATAAATTTCATACGTATAAGCACTACACGAGATTTTTCTTAAAAAGAAACATCTAGTGCACTTGCATATGAAATGATTAATTTTCGTAGGAATTTTTCAAAGACAAATTTACATCTTAAGTCTTGTGACAAAGGATACATTTAGAATTCCGATGAACTCAGTTTTAAGGTTTTCATGATAGAAATAACTTTTGAATTTGTTTTAATACTTTCGCCTAGAATATGGTCTGATCTCATCACCTATTTTCTCCCTAAATATCTTTAACATGGCAAGAAAATATAATGCATGTGCAAGGCCTATTGCTTCCTCTTTTAGTACATTTCACACAGTTGGAGTGTCTTGTCTATGTACAatttgcttgagcttatctattaaaTTTACTAACTATtcagcaatgtttttctctcacaataaatcaacgaacaatACTGACCATAGCATCTAGAGTAAAAACCATACTCTCTGTAtcggatttagaagtcgttttggataatgtttgggttaaacattggaaatataaattataaataacttttaaattgtttagTTTGTAGATGTGAAAAttgtatgaatagatttgtcttaaggAATACTTTTATAGAAATATAcctatattattttttaaatatttttataaaaataagaatcaaaattatattttaaagaCCGTGTTGTTTTGTCAAACGACTTTTAAATACGATATGAAGAGAGTACTCTAGGAACGGACATGCCTTGGCCACTTGGCCCTCTTGGGCACCTTGTGTTGCCGGTCCCTGTCAGACACTGCATCGGACAACAT from Sorghum bicolor cultivar BTx623 chromosome 3, Sorghum_bicolor_NCBIv3, whole genome shotgun sequence encodes the following:
- the LOC110433576 gene encoding zinc finger protein STOP1 homolog; translation: MEGRMTSLEAAMKASSSMASSMARNADPDHQTLRSNSVEQFYFPRPGQSLPGIPPFFGPPSSSLYPPNDNEAKFGSQFESNPSQNTDWDPQAIVSNLTFLEQKIKQVKDIVQSMNNRENQVAGGSSELAAKQQLITADLTSIIIQLISTAGSLLPSMKNPLLSSNPAVRQLGNTLGSPMGFGMNANQRPSVDSKTDIPDTGKTSDYDELMNSLNTAQDERDELIKCPNLCGGEGSEPTPMEDHDVKESDDGGEGENLPPGSYVVLQLEKEEILAPHTHFCLICGKGFKRDANLRMHMRGHGDEYKTPAALAKPTKDSGADHAPVTRYSCPFVGCKRNKEHKKFQPLKTILCVKNHYKRSHCDKSYTCSRCNTKKFSVIADLKTHEKHCGRDKWLCSCGTTFSRKDKLFGHVALFQGHTPALPMEDVKVSEASELPQDSEPTNEMARSMVYSFPSSSSDGISNLDMKMADDVRGYFSPLNFDPCFGALDDFTRPGFDISENPFSFLPSGSCSYGQQNGDS
- the LOC8062394 gene encoding bifunctional aspartate aminotransferase and glutamate/aspartate-prephenate aminotransferase; its protein translation is MDACVRRVCGRTKHAARARMAVVRAEAVDTSISPRVSALRPSKTMAITDQAMALRQAGVPVIGLAVGEPDFDTPPAIAEAGMNAIRDGYTRYTPNAGTLELRKAICAKLQGENGISYLPDQVLVSNGAKQCITQAVLAVCSPGDEVLIPAPYWVSYPEMARLADATPVILPTNISENFLLSTELLAEKINEKSRLLILCSPSNPTGSVYPKELLEKIADIVKKHPRLLVLSDEIYEHIIYQPAKHTSFASLPGMWERTLTVNGFSKAFAMTGWRLGYLAAPKHFVAACGKIQSQFTSGASSISQMAGLAALNLGYAGGEAVSNMVKAFQERRDYLVKNFKELPGVKISEPQGAFYLFIDFSAYYGSEVQGFGTIKNSESLCIFLLEKAQVALVPGDAFGDDKCIRISYAASLTTLQTAMAKIKEAVALLKPCVAA